One part of the Magallana gigas chromosome 5, xbMagGiga1.1, whole genome shotgun sequence genome encodes these proteins:
- the LOC105326343 gene encoding transcription initiation factor TFIID subunit 11, whose product MSRPDRIKDPLPILGEDGTVFQYGDYKRMPPQNQSSSQSRRTPTPTKQVSLRSVSRREEDSQGYEETIDMEELRQSLSRENSRVFEPQVEKENIQGANSKVSRKGHSYSNNDGNKKPPFVVSSNASIPPPKPVKALPKPKEKPPPEGATGGEESEDSSDSDSEEEEERRAPSQLLMEFLECLMKKEYVVAAKLCKMILIYEPSHPTALQFQPVLEEKILIEQEKENESGSDESGDEDDESDDSGEDSDDESEDSDSEEGEENDDRENEEDRNSADEFFDDFKQDSGIASASSD is encoded by the exons atGAGTAGACCAGATAGAATTAAAGACCCTCTTCCCATTTTGGGAGAAGATGGCACAGTCTTTCAGTACGGTGATTATAAAAG AATGCCGCCCCAGAATCAAAGCAGTTCTCAGAGCAGAAGGACCCCAACCCCTACCAAACAGGTTAGTTTACGGTCAGTCAGCAGAAGAGAGGAGGATTCACAAGGATATGAAGAAACTATAGACATGGAGGAATTGAGGCAGTCACTGAGTCGAGAAAATTCAAG AGTATTTGAACCTCaagtagaaaaagaaaatattcaaggAGCAAATTCAAAAGTATCAAGAAAGGGTCaca GTTATAGTAATAATGATGGGAACAAGAAGCCTCCTTTCGTTGTGTCCTCCAATGCATCAATACCCCCGCC GAAGCCTGTGAAAGCTCTTCCCAAACCCAAAGAGAAACCACCCCCTGAGGGCGCCACTGGTGGGGAGGAGTCTGAGGACAGCAGTGATAGTGACAGTGAGGAGGAGGAGGAACGGAGGGCTCCAAGTCAGCTCCTCATGGAG TTTCTAGAATGTTTAATGAAGAAGGAATACGTTGTAGCTGCCAAGTTGTGTAAAATGa TTTTGATATATGAGCCCAGTCATCCTACAGCCCTACAGTTCCAGCCAGTTCTAGAGGAAAAAATTCTAATAG AACAAGAGAAAGAAAATGAATCAGGGAGTGATGAATCAGGAGATGAAGACGATGAATCAGATGATAGTGGTGAAGATTCGGATGATGAAAGCGAAGATTCAGATAGTGAGGAGGGGGAAGAAAATGATGATCGAGAAAATGAAGAGGATAGAAATAG TGCCGATGAGttctttgatgattttaaacaagattCAGGTATTGCATCAGCATCATCAGACTGA